A DNA window from Mastomys coucha isolate ucsf_1 unplaced genomic scaffold, UCSF_Mcou_1 pScaffold21, whole genome shotgun sequence contains the following coding sequences:
- the Drap1 gene encoding dr1-associated corepressor, with translation MPSKKKKYNARFPPARIKKIMQTDEEIGKVAAAVPVIISRALELFLESLLKKACQVTQSRNAKTMTTSHLKQCIELEQQFDFLKDLVASVPDMQGDGEDNHMDGDKGPRRGRKPGSSGRKNGGTGSKGKDKKLSGTDSEQEDESEDTDTDGEGETPQPPPQASHPPAHFQSPPTPFMPFTSPLPLPPAPPGPSAPDAEDEEDYDS, from the exons ATGCCAAGCAAGAAGAAGAAGTATAACGCGCGGTTTCCGCCG GCGCGGATCAAGAAGATCATGCAGACGGACGAAGAGATTGGGAAGGTGGCGGCAGCTGTGCCTGTCATCATCT CCCGGGCACTTGAGCTCTTCCTGGAGTCCCTGTTGAAGAAGGCTTGCCAGGTGACCCAGTCTCGGAATGCCAAAACCATGACCACGTCCCACCT GAAGCAGTGCATAGAGCTCGAGCAGCAATTTGACTTCTTGAAAGACTTGGTGGCATCTGTGCCTGACatgcagggggatggggaagacAACCACATGGATGGGGACAAGGGTCCTCGAAG GGGCCGcaagccaggcagcagtggcaggAAGAACGGAGGCACGGGAAGCAAAGGCAAAGACAAGAAACTGTCCGGGACAGACTCAGAACAGGAG GATGAGTCCGAGGACACGGATACCgatggggaaggagagacacCACAGCCTCCACCCCAAGCCAGTCACCCTCCTGCCCACTTTCAGAG CCCTCCAACGCCCTTCATGCCCTTCACCTCTCCTCTGCCTTTGCCCCCCGCACCTCCCGGCCCCTCAGCCCCTGATGCAGAAGATGAAGAGGACTATGACTCCTAG
- the CUNH11orf68 gene encoding UPF0696 protein C11orf68 homolog isoform X2, giving the protein MAAAAAAVAGAGRGGGGGADPGQERSRARSWVSAERSEGRSSLTTGWSQTKSWKRRTLQVAGRMASLPSTWLQKPWQLTWTPGWYLMPVLHLPQSWMPGWPSTHHLKLLAMGTQVHPTLNLWAGLQPMGRVTLPTQGMYKGCRQPGRLCRPVGDPSHQVPCASWPSPTMCSLASG; this is encoded by the exons atggcggcggcggcggcggccgtgGCAGGGGCGGGGCGCGGCGGGGGTGGCGGCGCGGACCCGGGGCAGGAGCGGAGCCGGGCCCGAAGTTGGGTTAGCGCGGAACGGAGTGAAGGCCGGAG TTCCCTCACAACAGGATGGAGCCAAACGAAGAGCTGGAAGAGGAGGACTCTCCAGGTGGCCGGGAGGATGGCTTCACTGCCGAGCACCTGGCTGCAGAAGCCATGGCAGCTGACATGGACCCCTGGCTGGTATTTGATGCCCGTACTACACCTGCCACAGAGCTGGATGCCTGGTTGGCCAAGTACCCACCATCTCAAGTTACTCGCTATGGGGACCCAGGTTCACCCAACTCTGAACCTGTGGGCTGGATTGCAGCCTATGGGCAGGGTTACACTCCCAACTCAGGGGATGTACAAGGGCTGCAGGCAGCCTGGGAGGCTCTGCAGACCAGTGGGCGACCCATCACACCAGGTACCCTGCGCCAGCTGGCCATCACCCACCATGTGCTCTCTGGCAAGTGGCTGA
- the CUNH11orf68 gene encoding UPF0696 protein C11orf68 homolog isoform X1: MAAAAAAVAGAGRGGGGGADPGQERSRARSWVSAERSEGRRMEPNEELEEEDSPGGREDGFTAEHLAAEAMAADMDPWLVFDARTTPATELDAWLAKYPPSQVTRYGDPGSPNSEPVGWIAAYGQGYTPNSGDVQGLQAAWEALQTSGRPITPGTLRQLAITHHVLSGKWLIHLAPGFKLDHAWAGIARAVVEGRLQVAKVSPRAKEGGRQVICVYTDDFTDRLGVLEADSAIRAAGIKCLLTYKPDVYTYLGIYRANRWHLCPTLYESRFQLGGNARGSRVLDRANNVELT; this comes from the exons atggcggcggcggcggcggccgtgGCAGGGGCGGGGCGCGGCGGGGGTGGCGGCGCGGACCCGGGGCAGGAGCGGAGCCGGGCCCGAAGTTGGGTTAGCGCGGAACGGAGTGAAGGCCGGAG GATGGAGCCAAACGAAGAGCTGGAAGAGGAGGACTCTCCAGGTGGCCGGGAGGATGGCTTCACTGCCGAGCACCTGGCTGCAGAAGCCATGGCAGCTGACATGGACCCCTGGCTGGTATTTGATGCCCGTACTACACCTGCCACAGAGCTGGATGCCTGGTTGGCCAAGTACCCACCATCTCAAGTTACTCGCTATGGGGACCCAGGTTCACCCAACTCTGAACCTGTGGGCTGGATTGCAGCCTATGGGCAGGGTTACACTCCCAACTCAGGGGATGTACAAGGGCTGCAGGCAGCCTGGGAGGCTCTGCAGACCAGTGGGCGACCCATCACACCAGGTACCCTGCGCCAGCTGGCCATCACCCACCATGTGCTCTCTGGCAAGTGGCTGATTCACCTGGCACCTGGCTTCAAGCTGGACCATGCGTGGGCTGGCATTGCCAGGGCTGTAGTTGAGGGCCGTCTTCAGGTGGCCAAGGTGAGCCCACGGGCCAAGGAGGGTGGGCGCCAGGTCATCTGTGTTTACACGGACGACTTCACGGACCGCTTGGGTGTGCTGGAGGCAGATTCTGCCATCCGTGCCGCGGGCATTAAGTGCTTGCTCACTTACAAACCTGACGTCTACACCTACCTGGGCATCTACCGAGCCAATCGTTGGCACCTTTGCCCCACTCTCTATGAGAGCCGTTTCCAGCTTGGAGGCAATGCCCGTGGCTCTCGAGTGCTGGATCGTGCCAACAATGTAGAACTGACCTAA